The Streptomyces bacillaris sequence ACGAGCATGAGTACGGACCGGGGCATTACGGGCCCGGTCATCAGGGCCGTCACGGTCGGGGTGGCCCTGACGGGCGCCGGGCCGCCTTCGGGCCGTTCGGGCCGCCGTTCGGTGGCGGGCCCTTCGGTGGCGGGCGTGGCCGGGGTGGCGGTCGGGGGAGGGCGCGGCGCGGTGATGTGCGGGCGTCGATCCTGGCCCTGCTGAAGGACCGGCCGATGCACGGATACGAGATGATCCAGGAGATCGGAGAGCGCAGCGGCGGGGCGTGGAAGCCCAGCCCCGGTTCGGTTTACCCCACCCTCCAGCTGTTGGAGGACGAAGGGCTGATCGTCAGCGCGAGCGAGGGCGGCAAGAAGCTCTTCACGCTCACCGAATCCGGGCGCGGCGAGGCCGAGTCCGGGCCC is a genomic window containing:
- a CDS encoding PadR family transcriptional regulator — translated: MRSQGYEHEHEYGPGHYGPGHQGRHGRGGPDGRRAAFGPFGPPFGGGPFGGGRGRGGGRGRARRGDVRASILALLKDRPMHGYEMIQEIGERSGGAWKPSPGSVYPTLQLLEDEGLIVSASEGGKKLFTLTESGRGEAESGPEAPWEEAGRGVDWEGVNEIRQAGFGLMEAFGQVWKTGSPDQRQKALAVINDARKKLYLILADEH